One genomic window of Osmia bicornis bicornis chromosome 5, iOsmBic2.1, whole genome shotgun sequence includes the following:
- the LOC114882693 gene encoding small subunit processome component 20 homolog: MKNKPTRHKETNTFQFKTFSERISEVDIDVFHRVAHRNEENEEIETYFHQTLQKWNFLNLTEGYCNFKREVRDIVTLTQLINQKEYVVDKLIEYLERRDISFLQPILELVVALSKDLQKEFYEYFPKFLTVMIDLLRTKDTDQIEYAFTSLAYLFKFLWRYLIKNVKTVFDLLLPLLADTQPAYVNNFAAESFAFVVRKIKDKESFLKLVLDILEDNPKGIPGCGKLLFEVIHGLPGQFHSCTEQMLSLYFSALNYETVNQNLAFRVLKEIISCIVQNIHPQKCHVFWSVVLNNIDVAIENTKDFRSTTEREKSIILIMRLLHPVIDYKNGRLIIDPVPLMKKLVQALKIFENQSDALQEIIKVAVAILLAADVKLMQETSSQILLQIMSVKDINLLYEAVNNLMHYSSFETLILPHIIRHSISTTFNDDTLKLFTNIIETKVPLCINGMKLDKWTKYILDIRGAETDSINYLLKELEALLDQNISTNALRMLIILPHLKPLSEEFKEVLKKGILSLYKGILNHDSTESNLIKLCLPLLLALEAAIHILEPEALYSFMETNDIKILNLISKYPDNRFILNATDLCITYFSTTEYREKYMNQTVFDILNSSIASNLSSPFGEVRLIVTHLYSLFSDVKEMTSSTTNESTEKSAMEHMYLAECESITVQSFRDKLLHLQALSFENNVVSNLDPKYYKFPLQYLLGNLYINFSLLWEPVNKIIATYADKKCEDFWPTFLAELKREQQAITDYKPVFECETISKIEIAIQKSNDKPDYANHKVLSWKCMRNFAQFCEMKNRDITGMFIDFVNDNFFKSNSEDAKCCSILKKQELNSTDNNMEIDDDDESDNEADENEEKKEEAKEPTPFISTDLKQTSKFTVKNNCKVKLLIAQLEVFEKIANPRSLYREAEIQRIYLDLLSSRNPDIQRGAFNCLLTYKYKYLLPYKDNLYNLINEKNLKNEVTCFKIDQESNMIQNEHRDEFIPILMRIVYAKMALKTGMRTGGKVGGIARRKLLLRFLGGIQESEMIIFTKMAFKPFKAYISFESDEKINLKELTRSIVNTIDLNNVIPPKRLQSAVNLLGILIEQFGSKMAKKLLPCLLGLVLCILAAVTGILQKSDKVYAGYLPSIKNVRTSCILILARFFNHFEDYEWSEHELDGLFDVAVFPWLQKLPMEGIHSPTPLLKLFMSWSQNSRYYPLFIKHREDDKSVSPLPYIMQLLLGPNTHASVINAILDMIEKMVTLEDYGKTNENDMEIDAPFVPLIPVLTNLLVVNEEALSSGINYGSAILLPHVVSILEHIKNKLGKSNKRINRTELIILSRISEFVKDPNACDILVTLTLPILIKKSSAGGAEETIVELITTVINLIKHVAQPTVHIRAILPLLGSVSVIPARKLLLELYRTIVESATEDCREILIKNYNLISALNAWDRRWIDQPDFQKRLDAFSEINNAVEKNEITLDFGIAIIHNCYYFLKNEADLALRDYSGQCLKLLGSKLAKKHRENISDRRYLMDDTILLLIKNGITSKNEVVKLQSIAFLGHMAIECPEVHPVLRDLSLLANKADPEVDFFENMQHLQLHRRARALLKFCTVAKTLQKKFNPRTLTQFILPFASMYLCNESFIHKNSILDAAIETVGTVCKLLPWYQYEIILKYYLGKLRGSAEYQKQLVRIIVIMLDSFHFNLSKYKPKDGSLETKVVKETLKNEISSDKKEDVAEKEIDENINEEIEEKLEETLKSESLDVIEEKDETEVQEDIPIIEKQIVLSPYGAQRVIFTISKELLPQLHRSIIAKTSRESSHKFNKKKVAARNEEEELMRVPIALAMVKLLQKLPENILDINLPGIFMKLCTFLKSRLESVRRATREILQKIMITLGPKYLHYLIREMNTLLTRGFQVHVLAFTVQSVLVALKPYFQKFDINKNLQSILSVCKVDLFGPTGEEKEVLGIVKTVAEAKSTKSFDIFHILAQYITESCLVDLILPLKEVLVKTHSHKTLQKVVECLRNVVLGLADNTFIPLEQMLTFLYGIVSESIPQLMPEKKDKQLTPKEAEVMARQKPDCFLIPPEPKNKMGVKVTSKTSKNTNVHVIIEFGLKLLHILLKRDKISGGEFESFLDPFVPLISDCLKSQHIKLSTLGLQCLNWLLKKDLPSIHERISDVCTSIFNILHKYAAEGLSKGDNFDLVMAGFKCMSVLVRDVKHYTINEEQLKVLIMYAEQDMYDSDRHATAFGLLKAIISRKMVLPEIHNVMSKIATLSITSDLEHIRQQSRSVFYTYLMEYPLGKLLNKHILFYLTQLSYEMQPGRLSALEMLHSIVTGFPTRTLIMKADPIFIMAGARLINDDDPTCRKLCAKCIKEMVTRIHHNKRSKLFNIVMEWLRDTKIMHRALAAQLCGIFVTVEKDAFESRLKELLPPLLKQFHANIDDNEEPGRFVKLRTNEEMAELEMQPSIKDPERMKDHHMFQVLQLLLKISANCTAFLKNDQYKEAVRSFAEYSQSLLAHPHTWVRLAASQMIGFILAALDIDKIIEFLENPEKCETENSYMYSDPAGTIRSLTLDLIAQLQPDMMLEELADQTVKNLIFIAKILKSVKTVTTVTADEDKKATDTDKNQLSLSWLVRRLRRSVNIEITKAPKSITVRTAFFKWVAGIVVTIPMEYLNTVLFNIMSPIVREISTVEEKNTSLRRLAKEAAAMIKKRLDNEEYIRLLSRIQQQLDIKKAERRKVRTQQYVTDPELAAKRKIARQQKKKEARKRKLDTVRGKKGAKKRLKKEIDLDII, from the exons ATGAAGAATAAACCAACTCGTCATAAAGAAACCAATACGTTTCAG TTTAAAACATTTTCGGAAAGAATAAGCGAAGTTGACATTGATGTGTTTCATCGTGTTGCTCACcgaaacgaagaaaatgaggaaattgaaacatattttcatcAAACTCTTCAGAAATGGAACTTCCTTAACCTCACGGAAGGTTACTGTAACTTTAAAAGGGAAGTTCGTGATATCGTTACACTTACACAGTTAATTAATCAGAAAGAATATGTTgttgataaattaatagaatatttGGAAAGAAGagacatttcatttttacagCCAATTTTAGA atTGGTCGTAGCTCTATCAAAAGATTTACAGAAAgaattttatgaatattttccCAAATTTTTAACTGTTATGATTGATTTATTGCGTACAAAAGATACAGACCAAATAGAATACGCGTTTACATCATTAGCTtatctattcaaatttttatggAGATACttgataaaaaatgtaaaaacagTGTTTGATCTGTTACTTCCATTATTAGCAGATACACAGCCAGCTTACGTAAATAACTTTGCAGCTGAAAGTTTTGCATTTGTAGTACGTAAGATTAAAGACAAAGAATCTTTCTTGAAGTTGGTACTGGATATATTAGAAGATAATCCTAAGGGAATACCAGGATGTgggaaattattatttgaagtAATACATGGTTTACCAGGACAATTTCATTCGTGTACAGAGCAAATGCTGTCATTATATTTCAGTGCATTGAACTATGAAACTGTTAATCAAAATCTGGCATTTAGAGTACTAAAAGAAATAATCAGTTGCATTGTGCAAAATATTCATCCGCAGAAGTGTCATGTATTCTGGTCTGTGGTTTTAAATAACATAGATGTTGCTATTGAAAATACTAAAGATTTTCGATCAACCActgaaagagagaaaagtaTAATACTAATAATGCGATTATTACATCCAGTCATTGATTACAAAAATGGAAGGTTAATTATAGATCCTGTACCTTTGATGAAGAAGTTGGTACAGGCTTTAAAGATATTTGAAAATCAAAGTGATGCGTTACAAGAGATTATAAAAGTAGCGGTAGCAATACTTTTGGCAGCAGATGTTAAATTAATGCAAGAGACATCTAGCCAAATACTGCTTCAAATTATGTCTGTGAAAGATATTAATCTGTTATATGAAGCTGTTAACAATTTAATGCATTATTCATCATTTGAAACTTTGATATTACCGCATATAATACGACATAGTATTTCTACTACTTTCAATGATGATACTTTAAAACTGTTTACTAATATCATTGAGACAAAAGTGCCATTGTGTATTAATGGCATGAAGTTAGACAAATGGACGAAGTATATTTTAGATATACGTGGTGCCGAAACTGATAGTATCAATTACCTTCTGAAAGAATTAGAAGCTTTACTAGATCAAAATATATCAACTAATGCATTAAGAATGTTAATCATTTTACCACATTTGAAGCCACTATCAGAAGAATTCAAAGAGGTGTTAAAGAAAGGAATACTGTCTCTGTATAAAGGAATATTGAATCATGACAGTAcagaaagtaatttaattaaactctGTCTGCCATTGTTATTAGCTTTAGAGGCAGCAATTCACATTTTAGAACCTGAAGCTTTGTACAGCTTTATGGAGActaatgatataaaaatattgaaccTTATCAGTAAATATCCTGACAATAGATTTATCTTGAATGCAACAGATTTATGTATAACATATTTTAGTACAACAGAGTACCGGGAAAAGTATATGAATCAAACGGTTTTTGATATCTTAAATAGTAGCATTGCATCAAACTTGAGTTCTCCTTTCGGTGAAGTCCGTTTAATCGTAACCCATttgtattctttattttctgaTGTTAAAGAAATGACATCGTCTACTACAAATGAAAGTACAGAGAAAAGTGCTATGGAACACATGTATTTAGCAGAATGTGAATCCATAACAGTACAAAGTTTTAGGGATAAGTTATTGCATTTACAGGCCTTAtcgtttgaaaataatgtagtGTCGAATTTAGATCCCAAGTATTATAAATTTCCACTACAATACTTATTGGGTAAtttatacataaatttttctttgttatgGGAACCTGTAAACAAAATTATAGCAACATATGCAGATAAGAAATGTGAAGACTTTTGGCCAACGTTTCTAGCCGAATTAAAACGTGAACAACAAGCAATCACAGATTATAAGCCAGTATTTGAGTGTGAAACTATTTCTAAAATAGAAATTGCAATACAAAAAAGTAATGATAAGCCTGATTATGCAAATCACAAAGTTTTATCATGGAAATGTATGAGAAATTTTGCACAATTTTGTGAAATGAAGAACAGAGATATTACTGGAATGTTTATTGATTTCGTGAATGACAATTTCTTTAAGTCAAATTCTGAAGATGCCAAGTGTTGTAGTATTCTGAAAAAGCAAGAATTAAATTCCACTGATAATAATATGGAGattgatgatgatgatgaaagTGATAATGAAGCggatgaaaatgaagaaaagaaagaggaagcaAAGGAACCTACACCTTTTATAAGTACAGACTTAAAGCAAACATCAAAATTTACAGTAAAGAATAATTGCAAAGTAAAGCTTCTAATTGCTCAACTAGAGGTGTTTGAGAAGATAGCAAATCCAAGATCATTGTATAGGGAAGCAGAGATACAAAGAATTTATTTAGATCTACTGTCATCAAGAAATCCTGATATTCAAAGAGGTGCTTTCAATTGTCTTCTTActtataaatacaaatatctGTTACCATACAAagataatttatataatttaattaatgaaaaaaatttgaaaaatgaagtgACATGTTTCAAGATCGATCAAGAAAGTAATATGATACAGAATGAACATCGTGATGAGTTTATACCTATATTGATGAGAATAGTTTATGCAAAAATGGCTTTAAAAACAGGAATGAGAACTGGCGGTAAAGTCGGAGGGATTGCAAGACGAAAACTACTTTTACGTTTCCTGGGTGGCATTCAGGAAAGTGAGATGATCATATTTACAAAAATGGCGTTTAAACCTTTCAAAGCATACATATCGTTTGAATCAGATGAGAAAATTAACTTAAAGGAACTTACGCGCAGTATCGTTAACACAATTGATTTGAATAATGTCATACCTCCTAAACGTCTGCAGAGTGCTGTAAACTTACTTGGAATTTTAATAGAACAATTTGGTAGTAAAATGGCTAAAAAATTGTTGCCTTGTTTACTTGGCTTGGTACTATGTATTTTAGCAGCAGTTACtggaattttacaaaaatcaGATAAAGTGTACGCTGGTTATTTACCGTCTATTAAAAATGTACGAACCagttgtattttaatattagcaAGATTCTTTAATCATTTTGAAGATTATGAATGGAGTGAACATGAATTAGATGGTTTATTCGATGTAGCGGTATTTCCATGGCTGCAAAAATTGCCCATGGAAGGTATTCATAGCCCTACACCTTTATTGAAGTTATTTATGTCATGGAGCCAAAATTCTCGTTATTATCCGTTATTTATAAAGCATCGAGAAGATGATAAATCTGTCAGTCCTCTGCCATATATTATGCAGCTTCTCTTGGGACCAAACACTCATGCATCTGTAATTAATGCTATTCTTGACATGATTGAAAAAATGGTAACATTAGAGGATTATGGAAAGACAAACGAAAATGATATGGAAATTGATGCACCTTTTGTTCCTTTGATACCTGTACTTACCAATTTACTTGTAGTAAACGAGGAAGCCTTATCTAGTGGCATTAATTACGGATCTGCTATACTACTTCCACATGTTGTTAGTATCTTGGAACATATTAAGAATAAGCTTGGCAAATCAAACAAGAGGATAAATAGAACAGAATTGATCATTTTGTCACGTATTTCGGAATTTGTAAAAGATCCAAATGCATGCGATATTCTTGTTACTCTTACTTTaccaatattaattaagaaatctTCTGCTGGAGGCGCGGAAGAAACAATTGTAGAATTAATTACAACTGTTATAAATCTTATAAAACACGTTGCACAACCAACAGTTCATATACGTGCAATCTTACCTTTATTAGGGTCAGTATCGGTAATTCCTGCTCGCAAATTGCTGTTAGAACTGTACCGAACGATTGTCGAAAGTGCTACTGAAGATTGTCGTGAAATActgataaaaaattacaatttgatAAGTGCGCTTAACGCGTGGGATCGCAGGTGGATCGATCAACCAGATTTTCAAAAGAGATTGGATGcattttctgaaattaataACGCAGTAGAGAAGAACGAGATTACCCTGGATTTTGGTATAGCTATTATtcataattgttattattttttgaagAATGAAGCAGATCTAGCATTAAGAGATTACTCAGGACAATGTCTTAAACTTCTTGGTTCTAAATTAGCGAAAAAGCATAGAGAAAATATATCAGACAGGCGTTATTTAATGGATGACACAATTTTACTACTCATTAAAAATGGAATAACTAGTAAAAATGAAGTGGTAAAACTACAGTCAATTGCTTTCTTAGGGCATATGGCTATAGAATGCCCAGAGGTGCATCCTGTTTTACGAGATCTATCACTGTTAGCTAACAAAGCAGATCCTGAAGTGgatttctttgaaaatatgCAACATTTACAATTGCACAGAAGAGCTCGTGCATTGCTTAAATTCTGTACTGTAGCGAAGACACTGCAAAAAAAGTTTAATCCAAGAACCTTAACTCAGTTCATTCTTCCATTTGCTTCCATGTATTTGTGCAACGAAAGCTTCATACATAAAAACAGTATCCTTGATGCTGCAATAGAAACAGTTGGAACTGTCTGTAAACTTTTACCATGGTATCAGtacgaaattatattaaaatattacttaGGAAAGCTAAGAGGTTCTGCTGAATATCAGAAGCAACTTGTTAggattattgttattatgttagattcttttcattttaatttatcaaaatacaAACCCAAGGATGGATCTTTGGAAACGAAAGTGGTTAAAGaaactttaaaaaatgaaatatcatcTGATAAAAAGGAAGATGTCGCCGAAAAGGAGattgatgaaaatataaatgaagaaatagaagaaaaattggaGGAAACTTTAAAGTCTGAAAGTTTGGACGTTATCGAAGAAAAAGATGAAACGGAAGTACAGGAAGATATACCTATAATAGAGAAGCAAATAGTTCTTTCACCCTATGGAGCACAAAGGGTTATATTTACTATATCCAAAGAATTGTTGCCTCAACTTCACCGTTCCATCATAGCAAAGACTAGTCGTGAAAGTAGTCAcaaatttaataagaaaaaagtTGCAGCAAGaaacgaggaagaagaattaATGCGAGTTCCCATTGCCCTTGCTATGgttaaattattacaaaaactaCCTGAAAACATTTTAGACATCAATTTACCAGG AATCTTTATGAAGTTGTGTACATTCTTAAAATCGCGTTTAGAATCGGTAAGACGCGCCACACgagaaatattacaaaaaattatgATAACTCTAGGTCCAAAATATCTTCATTACCTAATAAGAGAAATGAACACATTATTGACAAGAGGGTTTCAAGTTCATGTGCTTGCATTTACAGTGCAATCAGTATTGGTTGCTTTGAAACCATATTTCCAGAAATTTGATATCAATAAAAACCTTCAAAGTATTTTATCT GTATGTAAAGTAGATCTATTTGGTCCAACtggagaagagaaagaagtgCTAGGAATTGTAAAAACTGTCGCGGAAGCAAAATCTACGAAAAGCTTTGATATTTTTCACATATTAGCGCAATATATTACGGAATCTTGCTTAGTAGATTTAATTTTGCCATTAAAAGAGGTGCTTGTGAAAACGCATTCACATAAAACACTACAGAAAGTAGTAGAATGTTTAAGGAATGTTGTGTTGGGTTTAGCTGATAATACTTTTATACCATTGGAACAAATGCTGACGTTTCTTTATGGTATAGTTTCTGAAAGTATTCCCCAGCTAATGCCTGAGAAGAAGGATAAACAATTGACACCGAAAGAAGCAGAAGTGATGGCTAGACAGAAACCAGATTGCTTCCTTATACCACCCGAgccaaaaaataaaatgggCGTAAAAGTTACTTCAAAAACCTCTAAAAATACTAATGTTCACGTTATTATAGAATTTGGTTTAAAACTTTTGcatattttgttaaaaagaGACAAAATATCTGGTGGAGAATTTGAATCCTTTTTAGATCCATTTGTACCGCTCATAAGCGATTGTTTAAAATCCCAACATATCAAG ttaAGCACCTTAGGTCTGCAGTGTTTAAATTGGTTACTCAAGAAAGACTTACCTTCGATACACGAAAGAATCTCAGACGTTTGTACATCTATATTTAACATATTGCATAAATATGCAGCTGAAGGTTTGAGCAAAGGAGATAATTTTGATCTTGTAATGGCTGGTTTCAAATGTATGTCTGTACTTGTCCGTGACGTAAAGCATTATACAATTAACGAAGAACAgttgaaagttttaattatGTATGCCGAACAAGACATGTACGATAGTGATAGGCATGCAACAGCATTTGGTTTACTCAAAGCGATAATCTCTCGGAAGATGGTACTTCCGGAAATCCATAATGTCATGAGCAAGATTGCTACTTTAAGTATTACTTCAGATTTGGAACATATTAGGCAACAATCTCGTTCCGtgttttatacatatttgATGGAATATCCCCTTGGTAAATTACTGAATAAACATATACTGTTCTATTTAACGCAACTTAGTTATGAAATGCAACCTGGTCGACTGAGTGCATTAGAAATGCTTCACAGCATTGTTACAGGATTTCCTACA AGAACCTTGATTATGAAAGCAGATCCGATATTTATAATGGCTGGTGCAAGATTGATAAACGATGATGATCCTACGTGTCGGAAGTTATGTGCCAAGTGTATTAAAGAAATGGTCACACGGATACATCACAATAAGAGgagtaaattatttaacataGTCATGGAATGGTTAAGAGACACTAAA ATAATGCATCGTGCTTTGGCTGCTCAATTATGTGGTATATTTGTAACAGTGGAGAAAGATGCTTTCGAATCTCGTCTTAAAGAATTATTACCACCTCTTCTAAAACAATTCCACGCAAATATTGATGATAACGAAGAACCTGGACGTTTTGTAAAGTTACGTACAAATGAAGAAATGGCTGAATTAGAAATGCAACCTAGCATTAAGGATCCGGAAAGAATGAAAGATCATCATATGTTTCAAGTTTTACAgttattgttaaaaatatcaGCAAATTGCACAGCTTTTCTAAAAAATGACCAGTACAAAGAAGCTGTCCGTTCATTTGCTG AATACAGCCAGTCTTTATTGGCACATCCTCACACGTGGGTTCGCTTAGCAGCGTCACAAATGATCGGTTTTATCTTAGCTGCCTTAGACATTGACAAGATCATAGAATTCTTAGAAAATCCTGAAAAGTGTGAGACTGAAAATAGTTACATGTATTCTGACCCAGCCGGTACCATTAGAAGTTTGACTTTAGACTTGATCGCTCAATTGCAACCCGATATGATGTTAGAGGAATTAGCCGACCAAActgttaaaaatttaatttttattgcaaaaattttgaaatccGTCAAAACAGTTACGACTGTTACTGCGGATGAAGATAAGAAAGCAACAGATACTGATAAGAACCAGTTATCCCTTTCTTGGCTGGTTAGACGATTGAGAAGATCTgtaaatatagaaataactaAAGCCCCTAAATCGATAACGGTG cGGACTGCTTTCTTTAAATGGGTTGCTGGAATAGTAGTTACTATACCTATGGAGTATTTAAATACAgtactttttaatattatgtCACCAATCGTACGTGAAATTTCAacagtagaagaaaaaaatactaGTTTAAGACGATTGGCGAAAGAAGCTGCAGCAATGATCAAAAAACGTTTAGATAACGAAGAATACATCAGATTATTGAGTCGAATACAACAACAGTTAGATATTAAAAAAGCAGAGAGGAGGAAAGTACGGACGCAACAG tATGTAACTGATCCAGAACTGGCTGCTAAACGTAAAATTGCAAGacaacaaaagaaaaaagaagctaGGAAGAGGAAATTGGATACTGTAAGGGGGAAAAAAGGAGCGAAGAAACGtctaaagaaagaaattgattTAGATATTATATAA